The Dehalobacter sp. DNA window TATTAGTGTTAACTGTGCCGCGATACCGGAGACATTATGGGAAAGTGAATTTTTCGGATACGCGGACGGAGCATTTACAGGAGCTAAAAAAGGCGGCAAAATAGGAAAATTTCAGGCCGCTGACAAAGGCACACTTTTTTTGGATGAAATAGAAGAGATGCCGATTTCTATGCAGGCAAAACTGTTAAGAGTATTGGAGACGAAAACCATCATACCTGTTGGTTCAAATAAGGAAGTCAATATAGATGTCCGTATCATAGCCGCAACAAATAAAAACCTGGAAGATATGCTGAGCAAGGGTCTTTTCAGAAAGGACTTGTTTTACAGACTCAACGTAATTAAGATCAGCATTCCCCCGCTACGCGAAAGGAAAGAAGATATAATCCCTTTGGCCAATTACTTTGTGAAAGGCTTTAGTATAAATAAGGGAGGAAGAGTAATTGAACTTACTCCTGAAGCCTGTGACTGCCTCATTAAATACTCGTGGCCCGGTAACATAAGGGAACTGAAAAATGCAATGGAATATGCATTTTCAATATCCAACAATACTTATATTTCTCCTGAGGACTTACCAGCTTATATAACTGACGAAAGCAGCAGTTTGTCTTCCAATCTATATCAAATCGACACCATTAAAGACTTTGAATACAATGCTTTAAGGACCTGTATTGGGACGTATGGACTCTCGGAAAAAGGGAGGAAGAAAATCGAAGAAAAACTGGGAATCAGCAGGGCTACATTATATAGAAAGCTGAAAAAGTACAACTTAAGGTAACCGTGTTCCCTGGAGCCGGGTAGAAATGCAATATACCGGCGATGGACCGGAAATAATTGCGCCTTTAAATTTTCAACTGCAAGCTGTATGAAAAATAAAACCAGTATCATTGTGAAACATTTTTCTCAATTTGATACTGGTTTTATGCCTATAAACCGTCGAAGATGTCTCATTATGAGAAATTTACAAGTTGCATTTGTGGGAAATGTCAGATAATTTAGGCTATTCAGCTCTGGCATGAAAATTGCTTTATATAAAGATAACAATAAAAGTTCAGCGTTTGAGGGGGTGATGAATTGATCAAGGCAATTGTAATGAATGAAAATGACAACGTGGCAACGGCTTTATGTGATATCAGCGAAGGCTCAAGACCGGTTATTGTCGGATTTAAAACCGGGCAAGGTATCGTAGTCAAGTCAAATATACCTTTTGGACACAAATTTGCACTTTGCAGGGTCCCTGAAAATACACCCGTCATCAAATACGGTGAGGTAATAGGAGTAAGCACTTCCTTTATTGATGCCGGAGACTATGTGCATGTGCACAATGTCGAAAGCTTGAGAGGCAGGGGGGATCAATAAACACTTTATTTGAGTTTAAGCGCATCTCCCCCTTGTGATAAAGCTGATAGGTCAACGCAAAATTATACTTTAGTCGCTAATACAGTTGTTATAGCAGGAGGACAGTCATGAATTTTTATGGGTACCAGAGAAAAAACGGAACGGTTGGTATCAGGAATTACCTTGCGATTATATCCACAGTAATTTGCGCAAATGAAGTGGCAGAAGCAATTTCCAATAAAGTAAAGGATTCTGTACCTGTTTTACATCCCCAGGGTTGCTGCCAGATGCCGGTAGATTTAAAGAGGGTTACTTCCACTCTGGCCGGTCTCGGCATTAATCCCAATGTGGGTGCTGTGCTGCTGGTAAGTCTTGGATGTGAAGGCGTAAATGTGGAAGAGGTGGAGAAAAGAATCAGACAAGCCGGCAAACCGGTTGAAAAGGTAATTGTCCAGGAAATCGGGGGCATATCAAAGGCTGTTGCAAAAGGCGTTGAATTGGCTGATTTAATGGCGGAAGATTTGAAAAAGCAGGAGAAAAAGCCGGCCTCTATATCAGACCTGGTGGTTGGCATAAAATGCGGTTCTTCGGACACGCTTTCAGGCCTGCTTACAAATCCTATTGTAGGGATGGCAGTAGACAAAATAATAGGCTGCGGCGGCAGGGTTGTTTTTGGCGAAGTAACTGAAATGATTGGCGCTGAAAACCATATTGTCAGTAGGATAAAAAACCCGGAGATAAAGGACAAAATCATTAACTCGATTATCAACATTGAGAACAGGGCAAAAAGCGTGGGAGAAGACATGCGTGAGGGCCAGCCTACCCCCGGCAATATCAAGGGCGGCCTCACAACTATCGAAGAAAAAAGCCTGGGTGCGATTATAAAATCAGGTTCAAAAATTATAGATGATTTTATTGAGTATGGTGAGCAGGTAAGAGAAGGAAAACTGACCGTGGTCGACAGCCCCGGAAGAGAACCGGAACTGCTTACCGGCCTGGCTGCCGCGGGAGCTCAAATCATCATATTTACCACAGGCAGAGGCGCGCCGCAGGGTTACCCGATATGCCCTGTAATAAAGGTGACGGCAAACCCAAGGACATATGAAAAGCTGAATGAACTTATTGATGTGGGCTTTACTATAAATGATGATGTTGATGATATAGAATCTGTTTTCGATGCTGACAGCAATAAACTGCTTAGTTATTTCAATGAAGTGTGTAACGGGAAGCTGACCAAGGCGGAAATCAATAAATACAATAAATTCATAAATATTTATGTTACAGGGCCAGTAATCTAAGTAATTTAAGTGCGTGGTTAGTTTTACACTTGATTCTCTTTCAAAGTAAATAGTTTTACGAAAACCTTAAAGAATATCATAAAGGAGGTAGTTAAAACGGTTATTTTAAAGAGGATTTATTACCTAATGATTGAGCAGTATGTTTCCTAAAGGAAGGTGGTAGCAAAAGAGTAATTTGCCAAGAAAATAGCAACTTAAAATGAAAGGAGCAACAAAAGAATGATGCAAAAACAAGATGATGGCGGAGACAAGAAAATCACCATGAAAATTAATAACCAGGAATATAACATGGTGATTAAGCCGCATTGGACCTTGCGGGAGGTTATCCATGACAAATTAGGGTTAACTGGGACAAAAGAAATGTGTGACAAGGGAGCCTGCGGATCCTGTACCGTCATAGCGGACGGGAGACCCATCCTATCCTGTATGAAACTGGCTATTGAATGCGAAGGACAAGAAATAGAGACGGTTGAAAACCTTGAGGTTACAGGAAACCCGTTGGTTGAGGCGTACGCCAATAACCACGCCATGCAATGCGGTTATTGTACTCCCGGGTTTGTGATGACTGCCAAAGCATTGCTGGACAGAAACTCCAATCCGAATGTGGAAAACATTAAAGACGCTCTTGAGGGTAATATATGCCGGTGCGGCACTTACCCGGCTCATATCGGGGCTGTTTTGGAGGCAGCTAAAAAACTGGAAGGAGGGAAAAAATAACCTATGGATAAGAAGAAATTAGGAATAATGGAAATCGAGCCATTAGTGCACGACAGGTATTGCCAGGACGAGTTCTCATTAATTGGTAAGCGCGGCGTATCCCGTATGTGCGGCAAGGAAAAAGCCGGTGGAAGGGCGGAATATACCAGAGACGTACAGCTTCCCGGGATGTTGTATTGCCGGATCCTGCCGTCTCCTTACGCTCATGCCAGAATTAAATCAATGAGCACGGAAAAAGCCGAAGCGCTGCCCGGCGTGAGGGCCGTACTCCGGTATGACGACCCTGAACTGGCAGACAAGCCGCTTTTCGGCCTGGAGACCAAATTTAATGCCGGCCACCTTCCGTCTGATGGACAGGCTTTTTACCATGGTAAAGAAGAGTTGGCGGTAACTCTGGAACAGTGGAAGCAAGGGGCAGGACGTGTACTGGACGGTGTGGCCTGGTGGGAAGGACACCCGGTTGGGGCGGCTGTGGCTGCTGATACTCCTGAACTGGCTGAAGAAGCTCTGAGCCTGATTGATATTGAGTGGGAAGAGCTGCCGATGATCCTGAATCCATTGGATGCATTAAAACCTGGTGCGCCTTTAGTTGCTGCTGAAATAAACAGCAAGAACAACATCATCAGGAAATTAAAGATTGAGCATGGTGATGTAGAAAAAGGCTTTAAAGAGGCTGACAAGGTAATTAAGTTTGAGGGAAGAAGGCGCCCATATACAGTTGCTGATGCGGAACCAATGAGCGACGTAGTCCTCTGGAGAGGCGATAACGTAGAAATATGGGCACACCAACAGCAAGCATATGATGGGAAAATTATTTTTGGCATGAAAATGGGTATTCCGCTGAACAGGATTAAACTCCATGTCCCCTACCAGGGCTCTCAGTTTGGCGGTGGCGGTAACCCCATGATGCACCATACCCACGGGGTCCATATTATTAGCGGTTTATTATCCAAGAGAACTAACAGGCCTGTTAAGACATTCTATAACAGAAGAGATAATTTCTACAATTTGTCCCAGGACGCAGACTGCCATACCACTTTTAAAGTGGGATTTAAAAACGACGGGACAATCACAGCAGTAAAAATAGATAATATCTGCGGCAAAATGGGGCAGTACGGCATAGATCACCTTGAAGAGAATACCAGGATACCCAATTTACTGCTTAATTATCTGGAAACAAATATAAATGTCGCGCCTGCTTACTGGTTCAGGTGTGAGCAAAACCATAACGCTCTTTGTCTGAGCATGGTATTTGATCACGTAGCTGTTGAACTGGGGATGGATCCGACCCTTGTCGCTTTAAAGAATGACGGGGTTGAGGGGCATGACATGGAATACCTCTCCAAGTTTAAGAGACAGCATGGTTTT harbors:
- a CDS encoding (2Fe-2S)-binding protein, with protein sequence MMQKQDDGGDKKITMKINNQEYNMVIKPHWTLREVIHDKLGLTGTKEMCDKGACGSCTVIADGRPILSCMKLAIECEGQEIETVENLEVTGNPLVEAYANNHAMQCGYCTPGFVMTAKALLDRNSNPNVENIKDALEGNICRCGTYPAHIGAVLEAAKKLEGGKK
- a CDS encoding UxaA family hydrolase yields the protein MNFYGYQRKNGTVGIRNYLAIISTVICANEVAEAISNKVKDSVPVLHPQGCCQMPVDLKRVTSTLAGLGINPNVGAVLLVSLGCEGVNVEEVEKRIRQAGKPVEKVIVQEIGGISKAVAKGVELADLMAEDLKKQEKKPASISDLVVGIKCGSSDTLSGLLTNPIVGMAVDKIIGCGGRVVFGEVTEMIGAENHIVSRIKNPEIKDKIINSIINIENRAKSVGEDMREGQPTPGNIKGGLTTIEEKSLGAIIKSGSKIIDDFIEYGEQVREGKLTVVDSPGREPELLTGLAAAGAQIIIFTTGRGAPQGYPICPVIKVTANPRTYEKLNELIDVGFTINDDVDDIESVFDADSNKLLSYFNEVCNGKLTKAEINKYNKFINIYVTGPVI
- a CDS encoding molybdopterin-dependent oxidoreductase, whose protein sequence is MDKKKLGIMEIEPLVHDRYCQDEFSLIGKRGVSRMCGKEKAGGRAEYTRDVQLPGMLYCRILPSPYAHARIKSMSTEKAEALPGVRAVLRYDDPELADKPLFGLETKFNAGHLPSDGQAFYHGKEELAVTLEQWKQGAGRVLDGVAWWEGHPVGAAVAADTPELAEEALSLIDIEWEELPMILNPLDALKPGAPLVAAEINSKNNIIRKLKIEHGDVEKGFKEADKVIKFEGRRRPYTVADAEPMSDVVLWRGDNVEIWAHQQQAYDGKIIFGMKMGIPLNRIKLHVPYQGSQFGGGGNPMMHHTHGVHIISGLLSKRTNRPVKTFYNRRDNFYNLSQDADCHTTFKVGFKNDGTITAVKIDNICGKMGQYGIDHLEENTRIPNLLLNYLETNINVAPAYWFRCEQNHNALCLSMVFDHVAVELGMDPTLVALKNDGVEGHDMEYLSKFKRQHGFPDRDSLGEAIELGRKAIDWDKKWHEPGTKVLPNGKLHGMGFTWTHEWDDTRGTACAGVIMHCDGTVDILSQKSDDGLNAMTTHCQIVAEEMGLKLEDVNFRFFEEVGFQMMTPDGSCNLAVDAYCTRNAAREAKQKLLEYATTPIKLIDITYPPAFPDNYPDDLDVNDSVVYLKADPSINVPVAEVVKRATLNQGGTRAPLFAWNWHRQGRYGTEKGRHRLTRQAYFCEVEVDPGTGGVEVKKIVNINDVGKAISPETCEGQQYGGDYMGAGRALGEEMIYDPKTGVKLNANLIDYKVFTMRDVDTTVNLLLETGMGYGPYGLNGIGECIATVVPGVIGAAIYNAIGEWVDDHPMTPDKVLKAISKAKAKRGGLK
- a CDS encoding UxaA family hydrolase, with protein sequence MIKAIVMNENDNVATALCDISEGSRPVIVGFKTGQGIVVKSNIPFGHKFALCRVPENTPVIKYGEVIGVSTSFIDAGDYVHVHNVESLRGRGDQ